A DNA window from Halomonas zincidurans B6 contains the following coding sequences:
- the denD gene encoding D-erythronate dehydrogenase encodes MHVLITGAAGFLGQRLTRTLLERGEVNGKALTRLTLVDRVAPAAPAHERITLDCRALDITRPGALDSLLGERPALIYHLAAVVSSAAEADLDLGMQVNFDATRALLEGCRAAGLADTRLVMASSVAVYGGELPAVLDDMTALTPQSSYGTQKAMCELLINDYSRRGLVDGCVLRLPTIVVRPGRPNAAASSFASSILREPLGGESTVCPVPTELELFVMSPGRVIDALLHAATLPGDALAPYRSMMLPGLTVSVAAMLEVLRELGGEEALARVSHEPDPRIESIVASWPARFETQRAERLGFVGDRDFHEIVRIFITEQETPRERSR; translated from the coding sequence ATGCATGTATTGATCACCGGCGCCGCCGGCTTTCTCGGCCAACGCCTGACCAGGACGCTACTCGAGCGCGGCGAGGTCAACGGCAAGGCGCTGACGCGCCTGACGCTCGTCGATCGGGTCGCGCCGGCAGCGCCGGCCCACGAGCGCATCACGCTCGACTGCCGGGCCCTGGACATTACCCGCCCCGGCGCCCTGGATAGCCTGCTCGGCGAGCGTCCCGCGCTCATCTATCACCTCGCTGCCGTAGTCAGTTCGGCGGCCGAGGCCGACCTGGATCTGGGTATGCAGGTCAATTTCGACGCCACGCGCGCACTGCTGGAAGGGTGCCGTGCGGCCGGTCTCGCCGACACACGTCTGGTCATGGCCAGCTCGGTGGCCGTCTATGGCGGTGAGCTACCGGCGGTGCTCGACGACATGACGGCACTGACGCCGCAGAGCTCCTACGGCACCCAGAAGGCCATGTGCGAGCTATTGATCAACGACTACAGCCGGCGCGGCCTGGTCGATGGCTGCGTGCTGCGCCTGCCGACCATTGTGGTACGCCCGGGGCGACCCAACGCCGCCGCCTCCAGCTTTGCCTCGAGCATCCTGCGCGAGCCGCTGGGCGGCGAATCGACCGTGTGCCCGGTGCCCACCGAGCTTGAGCTGTTCGTGATGTCGCCGGGGCGCGTCATCGACGCGCTGCTGCATGCCGCCACTCTCCCGGGCGACGCGTTGGCACCCTACCGGAGCATGATGCTGCCGGGGTTGACCGTGAGTGTCGCTGCGATGCTCGAAGTGCTGCGCGAGCTGGGCGGGGAAGAGGCCCTGGCTCGGGTTAGTCACGAGCCCGACCCGCGCATCGAATCCATCGTCGCCAGCTGGCCGGCGCGCTTCGAGACACAGCGAGCCGAGCGGCTTGGCTTTGTAGGGGATCGCGATTTCCACGAGATCGTACGCATCTTCATCACCGAGCAGGAAACACCCAGAGAACGATCCCGATAA
- the otnC gene encoding 3-oxo-tetronate 4-phosphate decarboxylase, whose translation MSRHADNRLREQIVTHGKSLFDRGLTMGSSGNISVRLDDGGWLMTPTNACLGRLDPARISRLDRDGGLLGGDKPTKESFLHMAMYAERPRSQAIVHLHSTHSVAVSCLPDIDTHDCIPPLTAYYVMRVGRLPLVPYHLPGDTALGDAVKGLAGRHSAVLLANHGPVVAGKSLEAAVYATEELEETARLFLLLRGENPRCLTPEQVAELEARFPRD comes from the coding sequence ATGAGCCGCCACGCCGACAACCGCCTGCGCGAACAGATCGTCACCCATGGCAAGTCGCTGTTCGACCGCGGCCTGACCATGGGCTCCAGCGGCAATATCAGCGTGCGCCTCGATGACGGCGGCTGGCTGATGACGCCGACCAACGCCTGCCTGGGGCGGCTCGACCCGGCGCGCATCTCGCGGCTCGACCGCGACGGGGGGCTACTCGGCGGCGACAAGCCCACCAAGGAAAGCTTCCTGCACATGGCGATGTACGCCGAGCGCCCCCGGTCGCAGGCCATCGTGCACCTGCACTCGACCCATTCGGTGGCGGTGTCCTGTCTGCCGGACATCGACACCCACGACTGCATTCCGCCGCTCACCGCCTACTACGTGATGCGCGTCGGCCGGCTGCCGCTGGTGCCGTACCACCTGCCCGGCGATACCGCGCTGGGCGACGCGGTGAAAGGCCTGGCCGGCCGGCACAGCGCGGTGCTGCTGGCCAACCACGGCCCGGTGGTGGCGGGCAAGTCGCTGGAAGCGGCGGTCTACGCCACCGAGGAGCTCGAGGAAACCGCCAGGCTGTTTCTGCTGCTGCGCGGCGAGAACCCGCGCTGCCTGACGCCCGAGCAGGTCGCCGAGCTCGAAGCGCGCTTTCCGCGCGATTGA
- the otnI gene encoding 2-oxo-tetronate isomerase, whose product MIKLAANLSMLFVEHDFLERFAAAAKAGFRGVEYLFPYAHEPRELRGALDDNGLQQVLFNLPPGDWDAGERGLASLPGREAEFRDSVSEALRYAEALDCPRLHAMAGLLPAEADEATREAHLSTYIDNLRHAAAELARIGRTLLIEPINTHDMPGYFLDRQAQAREVLGRVGADNLRVQFDVYHCQMSEGNLFANLEAQLPYLGHVQIAGVPGRHEPDVGEVNYPAVLERLAALGYDGWVGCEYQPTAETVTGLKWGKAYGLQA is encoded by the coding sequence ATGATCAAGCTGGCCGCCAACCTCAGCATGCTGTTCGTCGAGCACGACTTTCTCGAGCGCTTCGCGGCGGCGGCCAAGGCCGGGTTCCGTGGCGTCGAGTACCTGTTCCCCTACGCCCATGAGCCGCGCGAGCTGCGCGGCGCCCTGGACGACAACGGCCTGCAGCAGGTGCTGTTCAACCTGCCGCCCGGCGACTGGGACGCGGGCGAGCGCGGCCTGGCCAGCCTGCCGGGCCGCGAGGCCGAGTTTCGCGACAGCGTCAGCGAGGCGCTGCGCTACGCCGAGGCCCTCGACTGCCCGCGCCTGCACGCCATGGCCGGGCTGCTGCCGGCGGAGGCCGACGAGGCCACGCGGGAAGCGCACCTGAGCACCTACATCGACAACCTGCGCCATGCCGCGGCGGAACTGGCCCGGATCGGGCGGACCCTGCTCATCGAACCGATCAATACCCACGACATGCCGGGGTACTTCCTCGACCGCCAGGCCCAGGCCCGCGAGGTGCTGGGACGGGTCGGCGCCGACAACCTGCGCGTGCAGTTCGACGTCTATCACTGCCAGATGAGCGAGGGAAACCTGTTCGCCAATCTCGAGGCGCAGTTGCCCTATCTCGGGCACGTGCAGATCGCCGGCGTGCCGGGGCGCCACGAACCGGATGTCGGCGAAGTGAACTATCCGGCGGTGCTCGAGCGCCTGGCGGCGCTGGGCTACGACGGCTGGGTGGGCTGCGAATACCAGCCGACGGCGGAGACTGTCACGGGGCTGAAATGGGGCAAGGCCTATGGCCTGCAGGCTTGA
- the otnK gene encoding 3-oxo-tetronate kinase, protein MSLVLGAIADDFTGATDLANNLVRAGMRCIQTIGVPDHALDVVDVDAVVVALKSRSCPVEQAVNDSLAALAWLQAQGARQFYFKYCSTFDSTPRGNIGPVADALLERLRAIQQERLWATQQERVQGEQTVMVPAFPVNGRTVYQGHLFVGDRLLNDSGMQHHPLNPMQDADLVRVLARQTPHPVGLLAHATLAQGTEAAQARLAELQHEGIRHVICDTLDDNDLSVLAETLADLPLVTGGSGLGQALPGVYRQRGWLAPVANAGQLATPSGAALVLSGSCSRATLGQVEHFLRTYEGFALDPLALAEGDAQIEGALVFARQRLSEMTPVLIHASAPPERVEQAQQRLGAAQAGELVERAMARLARELVGAGVGRLVVAGGETAGAVVSALGVSELRLGGQIDPGVPWTQTQVAGREAPLSLALKSGNFGGVDFFTRAFAVLGPGATS, encoded by the coding sequence ATGAGCCTCGTTCTCGGCGCCATTGCCGACGATTTCACCGGCGCCACCGATCTGGCCAATAATCTAGTCCGAGCCGGCATGCGCTGCATCCAGACCATCGGCGTTCCCGATCACGCGCTCGACGTCGTCGACGTCGACGCCGTGGTGGTGGCGCTCAAATCGCGCTCCTGCCCCGTGGAACAGGCCGTGAACGATTCGCTGGCGGCACTTGCCTGGCTGCAGGCGCAGGGTGCACGCCAGTTCTACTTCAAGTACTGCTCGACGTTCGACTCCACGCCGCGCGGCAATATCGGCCCGGTCGCCGATGCCCTGCTTGAGCGTCTTCGGGCGATCCAACAAGAGCGTCTTTGGGCGACCCAGCAAGAGCGCGTGCAAGGCGAGCAGACGGTGATGGTGCCGGCGTTTCCGGTCAACGGACGCACCGTCTACCAGGGCCATCTGTTCGTCGGTGATCGACTGCTCAACGACAGCGGCATGCAGCATCACCCCTTGAACCCCATGCAGGACGCCGACCTGGTGCGCGTGCTGGCCCGGCAGACACCGCATCCGGTCGGTTTGCTCGCCCATGCCACCCTGGCCCAGGGCACCGAGGCCGCCCAGGCGCGCCTGGCCGAGCTGCAGCATGAGGGCATTCGTCATGTGATCTGCGACACCCTCGATGACAACGACCTGAGCGTCCTCGCCGAGACGCTGGCCGACCTGCCCTTGGTCACCGGCGGGTCGGGGCTGGGCCAGGCCCTGCCCGGGGTCTATCGCCAGCGCGGCTGGCTGGCGCCGGTCGCCAATGCCGGCCAACTGGCGACGCCGAGTGGCGCGGCCCTGGTGCTGTCGGGAAGCTGTTCGCGGGCCACGCTGGGCCAGGTCGAGCATTTTCTGCGCACGTATGAGGGCTTTGCGCTGGATCCGCTGGCCCTGGCCGAGGGCGATGCCCAGATCGAGGGAGCGCTGGTATTTGCCCGCCAACGCCTGAGCGAGATGACGCCGGTGCTGATCCATGCCTCGGCACCGCCCGAGCGGGTCGAGCAGGCCCAGCAGCGTTTGGGTGCGGCGCAGGCCGGCGAGCTGGTCGAACGCGCCATGGCCCGGCTGGCCCGCGAACTGGTCGGCGCCGGTGTCGGCCGGCTGGTGGTGGCCGGCGGCGAGACCGCCGGTGCGGTGGTGTCGGCGCTGGGGGTGAGCGAGCTGCGCCTCGGCGGGCAGATCGACCCCGGCGTGCCGTGGACGCAGACTCAAGTGGCCGGGCGAGAGGCGCCGCTGTCGCTGGCGCTCAAGTCCGGCAACTTCGGTGGGGTCGACTTTTTCACCCGGGCCTTCGCGGTCCTCGGCCCGGGAGCGACGTCATGA